The Syngnathus typhle isolate RoL2023-S1 ecotype Sweden linkage group LG1, RoL_Styp_1.0, whole genome shotgun sequence genome includes a window with the following:
- the arsj gene encoding arylsulfatase J isoform X2 encodes MLILWVPLTLLFGFIVSHTWSTKRASELGKAPSPPHIVFILADDQGFRDVGYHGSEIKTPTLDRLAARGVKLDNYYVQPLCSPSRSQLMTGRYQIHTGLQHSVIRASQPNCLPLDQATLPQKLKQVGYSTHMVGKWHLGFYKRGCLPTRRGFDTFFGSLLGSGDYYSRYKCDGPGACGYDLHQGEEAAWEQDRGSYSTLMYTQKAIAILARHDPGEPLFLYLAYQAAHSPLQVPAGYLERYAGIVNPRRRKYAAMVSCLDEAVRNLTLALKRYRFYHNTVLVYSSDNGGQPLVGGSNWPLRGSKATLWEGGIRAPGFVHSPLLANKGTRCRSLVHITDWFPTLVTLGQGTLEEDLQLDGYDVWEAISEGRPSPRRDILHNIDPLYVKAKNGSWKAGHGLWNTAVRAALRVGHWKLLTGVPGYGDWVPPQTFNPQRLSLRQHSERVRRDRGKSLWLFNISSDPYERVDLSQRYPDVVKKMLMRLAQYNKTAVRVRYPPKDPRSNPQYNGGVWGPWYEEPHGGRPLTNHLSGRGDGEKGTSSNP; translated from the exons ATGTTGATTCTGTGGGTTCCGCTCACTTTGCTCTTCGGCTTCATCGTGTCGCACACGTGGAGCACCAAGCGGGCGTCGGAGTTGGGCAAAGCGCCGTCGCCGCCGCACATCGTCTTTATCTTGGCGGACGATCAGGGCTTCCGGGACGTGGGCTACCACGGCTCCGAGATCAAGACGCCCACCCTCGACCGACTGGCTGCACGGGGAGTCAAGCTGGACAACTACTACGTGCAGCCGCTGTGCAGCCCATCCAGGAGCCAGCTCATGACCGGCAG GTACCAGATCCACACGGGGCTCCAGCACTCGGTGATCCGAGCCAGCCAGCCCAACTGCCTCCCCCTGGACCAGGCCACCCTGCCGCAGAAGCTGAAGCAGGTGGGCTACTCCACGCACATGGTGGGCAAGTGGCACCTGGGCTTCTACAAACGCGGCTGTCTGCCCACCCGGCGTGGCTTCGACACCTTCTTTGGCTCGCTGCTGGGAAGCGGCGACTACTACAGCCGCTACAAGTGCGACGGTCCCGGCGCGTGCGGCTACGACCTGCACCAGGGCGAAGAGGCCGCCTGGGAGCAGGACCGCGGCTCGTACTCCACGCTGATGTACACGCAAAAGGCCATCGCGATCTTGGCCCGGCACGACCCCGGCGAGCCCTTGTTCCTCTACCTGGCCTACCAGGCGGCGCATTCGCCGCTGCAGGTCCCGGCCGGCTACCTGGAGCGCTACGCGGGCATCGTCAACCCCCGGCGCCGCAAATACGCCGCCATGGTCTCGTGCCTGGACGAAGCCGTGCGCAATCTGACCCTGGCCCTCAAACGCTACCGTTTCTACCACAACACGGTCCTGGTGTACTCGTCGGACAACGGGGGGCAACCTCTGGTGGGGGGCAGCAACTGGCCCCTGCGGGGGAGCAAGGCCACGCTGTGGGAAGGGGGCATCCGGGCGCCGGGCTTCGTCCACAGCCCCCTGCTGGCAAACAAGGGCACCCGGTGTCGCTCGCTGGTGCACATCACCGACTGGTTCCCCACGTTGGTGACCCTGGGCCAGGGCACCCTGGAAGAGGACCTGCAGCTGGACGGCTACGACGTCTGGGAAGCCATCAGCGAAGGGCGCCCGTCGCCCCGCCGGGACATCCTCCACAACATCGACCCGCTTTACGTCAAGGCCAAAAATGGCTCGTGGAAGGCCGGCCACGGCCTGTGGAACACGGCCGTGAGGGCGGCGCTGCGGGTGGGCCACTGGAAGCTGCTGACGGGGGTCCCCGGTTACGGCGACTGGGTGCCACCGCAGACCTTCAACCCACAG CGGCTGAGCCTGCGTCAGCACAGCGAACGCGTCCGCCGGGACCGCGGCAAGTCCCTGTGGCTGTTCAACATCAGCTCGGACCCCTACGAGCGGGTGGATTTGTCGCAGCGCTACCCGGACGTGGTCAAGAAGATGCTGATGCGGCTCGCCCAGTACAACAAGACGGCAGTGCGTGTGCGCTACCCGCCCAAGGACCCGCGCTCCAACCCGCAGTACAACGGCGGCGTGTGGGGCCCCTGGTACGAGGAGCCGCACGGGGGCCGTCCGCTGACCAACCATCTGAGCGGCAGAGGCGACGGTGAAAAAGGGACTTCAA GCAACCCCTGA
- the arsj gene encoding arylsulfatase J isoform X1, whose protein sequence is MLILWVPLTLLFGFIVSHTWSTKRASELGKAPSPPHIVFILADDQGFRDVGYHGSEIKTPTLDRLAARGVKLDNYYVQPLCSPSRSQLMTGRYQIHTGLQHSVIRASQPNCLPLDQATLPQKLKQVGYSTHMVGKWHLGFYKRGCLPTRRGFDTFFGSLLGSGDYYSRYKCDGPGACGYDLHQGEEAAWEQDRGSYSTLMYTQKAIAILARHDPGEPLFLYLAYQAAHSPLQVPAGYLERYAGIVNPRRRKYAAMVSCLDEAVRNLTLALKRYRFYHNTVLVYSSDNGGQPLVGGSNWPLRGSKATLWEGGIRAPGFVHSPLLANKGTRCRSLVHITDWFPTLVTLGQGTLEEDLQLDGYDVWEAISEGRPSPRRDILHNIDPLYVKAKNGSWKAGHGLWNTAVRAALRVGHWKLLTGVPGYGDWVPPQTFNPQRLSLRQHSERVRRDRGKSLWLFNISSDPYERVDLSQRYPDVVKKMLMRLAQYNKTAVRVRYPPKDPRSNPQYNGGVWGPWYEEPHGGRPLTNHLSGRGDGEKGTSSRSALMLRK, encoded by the exons ATGTTGATTCTGTGGGTTCCGCTCACTTTGCTCTTCGGCTTCATCGTGTCGCACACGTGGAGCACCAAGCGGGCGTCGGAGTTGGGCAAAGCGCCGTCGCCGCCGCACATCGTCTTTATCTTGGCGGACGATCAGGGCTTCCGGGACGTGGGCTACCACGGCTCCGAGATCAAGACGCCCACCCTCGACCGACTGGCTGCACGGGGAGTCAAGCTGGACAACTACTACGTGCAGCCGCTGTGCAGCCCATCCAGGAGCCAGCTCATGACCGGCAG GTACCAGATCCACACGGGGCTCCAGCACTCGGTGATCCGAGCCAGCCAGCCCAACTGCCTCCCCCTGGACCAGGCCACCCTGCCGCAGAAGCTGAAGCAGGTGGGCTACTCCACGCACATGGTGGGCAAGTGGCACCTGGGCTTCTACAAACGCGGCTGTCTGCCCACCCGGCGTGGCTTCGACACCTTCTTTGGCTCGCTGCTGGGAAGCGGCGACTACTACAGCCGCTACAAGTGCGACGGTCCCGGCGCGTGCGGCTACGACCTGCACCAGGGCGAAGAGGCCGCCTGGGAGCAGGACCGCGGCTCGTACTCCACGCTGATGTACACGCAAAAGGCCATCGCGATCTTGGCCCGGCACGACCCCGGCGAGCCCTTGTTCCTCTACCTGGCCTACCAGGCGGCGCATTCGCCGCTGCAGGTCCCGGCCGGCTACCTGGAGCGCTACGCGGGCATCGTCAACCCCCGGCGCCGCAAATACGCCGCCATGGTCTCGTGCCTGGACGAAGCCGTGCGCAATCTGACCCTGGCCCTCAAACGCTACCGTTTCTACCACAACACGGTCCTGGTGTACTCGTCGGACAACGGGGGGCAACCTCTGGTGGGGGGCAGCAACTGGCCCCTGCGGGGGAGCAAGGCCACGCTGTGGGAAGGGGGCATCCGGGCGCCGGGCTTCGTCCACAGCCCCCTGCTGGCAAACAAGGGCACCCGGTGTCGCTCGCTGGTGCACATCACCGACTGGTTCCCCACGTTGGTGACCCTGGGCCAGGGCACCCTGGAAGAGGACCTGCAGCTGGACGGCTACGACGTCTGGGAAGCCATCAGCGAAGGGCGCCCGTCGCCCCGCCGGGACATCCTCCACAACATCGACCCGCTTTACGTCAAGGCCAAAAATGGCTCGTGGAAGGCCGGCCACGGCCTGTGGAACACGGCCGTGAGGGCGGCGCTGCGGGTGGGCCACTGGAAGCTGCTGACGGGGGTCCCCGGTTACGGCGACTGGGTGCCACCGCAGACCTTCAACCCACAG CGGCTGAGCCTGCGTCAGCACAGCGAACGCGTCCGCCGGGACCGCGGCAAGTCCCTGTGGCTGTTCAACATCAGCTCGGACCCCTACGAGCGGGTGGATTTGTCGCAGCGCTACCCGGACGTGGTCAAGAAGATGCTGATGCGGCTCGCCCAGTACAACAAGACGGCAGTGCGTGTGCGCTACCCGCCCAAGGACCCGCGCTCCAACCCGCAGTACAACGGCGGCGTGTGGGGCCCCTGGTACGAGGAGCCGCACGGGGGCCGTCCGCTGACCAACCATCTGAGCGGCAGAGGCGACGGTGAAAAAGGGACTTCAAGTAGGTCAGCGCTAATGTTGCGCAAATAA